From a region of the Actinopolymorpha singaporensis genome:
- a CDS encoding uracil-DNA glycosylase, producing MTTDRRPHPVTGALFASPVAPGTGWPDDPAEPGTPVAHDAAEVERLAASAPDLGELTAAQSVCRACPRLVEWREEVAASPRRSFAAQPYWGRPVPGWGDPAPGMLVVGLAPAAHGGNRTGRIFTGDRSGDWLFAALARVGLAVQPTSVSAGDGQRLLGVRVVAAVRCAPPANKPLPAERDACFPWLRREWEISAPTVRSVVALGSYGWTAAVRTLAALGYRVPRPRPRFGHAAEVLLTAADQHPAERPEVLLVGSYHPSQQNTFTGKLTEPMLDAVLTRAADHAGLPAH from the coding sequence ATGACCACTGACCGGCGCCCGCACCCGGTGACCGGGGCGCTGTTCGCCAGCCCCGTTGCGCCGGGCACCGGCTGGCCGGACGACCCGGCCGAGCCGGGAACCCCCGTCGCGCACGACGCCGCCGAGGTGGAGCGCCTCGCGGCGTCCGCGCCCGACCTGGGTGAGCTGACCGCCGCGCAGTCGGTGTGCCGGGCCTGCCCTCGCCTGGTCGAGTGGCGGGAGGAGGTCGCCGCGTCGCCGCGCCGGTCGTTCGCCGCCCAGCCGTACTGGGGACGTCCGGTGCCTGGATGGGGCGACCCGGCACCCGGCATGCTGGTCGTCGGGCTGGCACCGGCCGCGCACGGCGGCAACCGCACCGGCCGGATCTTCACCGGCGACCGGTCCGGCGACTGGCTGTTCGCCGCACTCGCGCGGGTGGGCCTCGCCGTGCAGCCGACGAGCGTTTCGGCCGGTGACGGGCAACGTCTGCTCGGCGTCCGCGTGGTCGCCGCGGTCCGTTGCGCGCCTCCGGCGAACAAGCCGCTGCCGGCCGAACGCGACGCGTGCTTCCCGTGGCTGCGCAGGGAGTGGGAGATTTCCGCCCCGACCGTCCGGTCGGTCGTGGCCCTCGGGTCGTACGGCTGGACCGCTGCGGTTCGTACTCTCGCCGCGCTGGGCTACCGGGTTCCCCGTCCGCGGCCGCGGTTCGGCCACGCAGCGGAGGTTCTGCTGACCGCAGCCGACCAGCATCCGGCGGAGCGACCCGAAGTGCTCCTCGTCGGCTCCTATCACCCGAGCCAGCAGAACACCTTCACCGGCAAGCTCACCGAGCCGATGCTGGACGCCGTCCTCACCCGTGCCGCCGACCACGCCGGCCTGCCCGCGCACTGA